The DNA region TCCacttaaaataatatgagTTTGTTTGTTGCTTGTTTAAATACGCCTCAATACGTCAACCaagcaaagaaaaatatacggattcaaataacaataatgatatACTCTCTCAAATTTCTTAtccgtcaaaaaaaaaatattctcaagcctcaagctttattttttttatcttttaatgatattaatcttgttaaaaacaaaattttttcattataaacaaCACCTCGTTGTATCAACtgcattgtttatatttttattttattttttttcaaatatatttatattttattatcagtcaattatatatatttaacttaattttatttttaacatcaaattgACAAACAATAATACACACAATtcacattaaattattattatttatttaatttaataaacacatATTcaccatttttgtttttaatatatcactaaagtattatttatttttaatctatacaccaattattttaacaaacatTGGCataaacatatgaaaattttggagtaataatattgttgtacACAAAATGTAATATCGAtagtcaataatattatatataggtatacaaactataaagtatttttaattttgtctttttctaTTACAACATTGTTGCTATGTTCAGAGAATACCGTAAAAAAGCGCCATGAAAAGAGGCTAtactaacaataataacaacaaaaaataatgataataatgaataataataataaaatataagacAAGAAAAAtcagagctttttttattattaaattccgCGAAACCGCGAAATTATATGAGCAAAAGCAAGCAAAAGAAAAGAGTCTCTTTTTTTGTgtaatatgttttatttttttattgttttttatattagtgAAAAACAGTGAAAAACAagcttaataattattgtagcTTCATGCAAATTGTATAGCCAACTAGAAAAAGAAGCAAACATATATTCTGTCTCTTTTTTCTAATctaataattctaataatgGTCCACGTGACATTTTGTTTGTCTCCAAGCTGTCATTTAtgatttctaaaattttcaattatttgacaacataaaaaacaacagtgtaatgaacaattaaaaaaacagatttatcaaaatataaaatacataacaaATGAGGAAAAAAGTAAGCTTTAATTATCTAATTGTCAAGTAGaacaaaaatgttattttatttgtttttttatattcaatattttgtttgttattatttatatattattgtgtgttgtattattttaatttattgttgttgttattattgtttatatttttttttagtttagaaAGCAAAGAGCATGATGTGTTTTGTTATCTtctgtttataaatattattatttattttgataaataatttttaaaaaaataaataatgtcagAAAGTGAGGTTGATGGTGGAGCAGGTTGCATAAGTGAAGTGACACTTGCAATAAGTAAAGCCAGAAATTCCAATCAAACTAGTTCACGAAGAGGCTTAGATAGTCCAGACTCTGATGAATCTGGACGTTCACAATCATTTACAGTACAGAGTTATGATTATAATGAGACAAATACaagtacaaataataatataaataattctaatttGGAAAATAATGCTGTGccagatttatttaattgtgaaCAACTTAGAATACCAATTGTTGGATATGAAGTTATGGAAGAGAGAGCAAGATTTAcggtaattatattattaattatttgactgtttaatttgattattttattaaatagagtaatttataattacaggTTTATAAACttagagttgaaataaaaactgGTGAATGTTGGTTTGTTTTTAGAAGGTATACTGATTTTAGTAGACTATTGTCACaattaaaaagacaaaaattatctatatcaaatttattattaccaagAAAAAAATGGATTGGTGATAATTTTGCACCAAGTTTTCTTGAAGATAGAATTCGTGGGCTTCAAAAATTtgtcaatgatattttatcaagtccaattttaattagtaataCAAGTGTAcgagaatttttttgtctcaatGAACCACCAGCTTTATCTGATACAGCTGAAGAAGCTAGAGTaagaaaacaaatttttatatttattatttgaataaattaattttttaataataattttataggcAATTTTTGAAGCATTGGAGGatacaatttatcatttaagaCAACAGTTAAGAGAAAAAGATGCTGAATTaatagctgaaaaaaaaataacaaatgaactTCGAATTAAAGTGGAGCAGTTATTAAAGtgagtataataatttatttatttatttatgctactttgttttacaaattataaaagtttttttttttttttttcgtagagAAATGCAGCGATGTCAaactgatgaaaaagaaaatttctcAGTCAAACTATAGGTAgaacattattaatatatacctataattacgtaaacaaaattattttttattacaattttataatcactTGTACAATGTAAGTTGtgcatatttttataattatatttatgagCTGGTAGCTAACATTTATTAAGATTTTCTCGaggaaaagtaaaaaaaattatttttgttttttttttttttcgatggttgaatataaaaaagtaataagaTCTTATACGGGTCTTATGTTTTATTGTGTTTTAACAAGTACTTCTAACCTTTGTTGtgtaagtatttaaaaaaatttattcgataTGGCACGTACTTGGTTGAATAATAAGTATCATTATTCaggaattatttttgttatcacCATCTGGTGCGACAACTTGACACGTTAATTGTATAACTTTGGTAAACTTTtctgaaacgaaaaaaaaaaataaaatgtgatgaaagattatttatatagttttaaactatttgaaataaaattacttaccaGAAAAACGAGTACACCTTTGGTTGTAGACAAATAGATGATAGACACCAACtccaatgataataaaaattacagcaaaaaaatattttaaagaagGCTCATGAATTATTGGTGTTACTGCAAGAAatatagcaataaataatacaagccAAGGAATAAAAATTGGAACTTTGTATGGTCTTGGTGCATCAGGTTTTGTTTTACGCATAATTAAAAGTGCCACCATAGCAAGACCATAAAATACCCAAGTTAAAAAACTGGCAAATTCAATAAGTGCATGAATGTTTCCAACAAGTATACAAATAAACGAAATAAGTCCTTGAAGAATAACTGATGCAGCTGGTGTCATTCTTGTTATATGGACAAAACTAAAAACCATAGGTACGTGTCCTTCTTGTCCTGCAACATGACACAAACGAGCAATTCCAAATTGTACACTCAGGGCACATCCAAATGTTGATATAGCAACACCAATTGGAATTAATATAGCTATCCAAGGTGGTAGTACTTTTTTTGCCCAGTCAATAGCCACAGCTTCAGAGACAATCATTTCATCACGTGTCAAGACTGACATATAAGCTAGATTCATTGATACATAGAGGACTGTGATGATTGGAACAGCAATTAAAATACTACGAAGAATATTAACTTCAGGTTTTTTAACTTCTTCAGTAACAATTGTTGCTGAAGTCCATCCATCATAAGCCCATAGCCCTGAGTAAAATGCAAGTGCAATATTTCCTGGTGATGTTGATGTTCCTTTAAAAGGATCAGCTAGTAATTCTGTTTTTCCACTCACTAACCATGAGATTCCTCCACCAATAACAATCAAACATGCTCCaactttacaaaataaaaatatattttgaagtTTAACAAAAAGCTTGACACTTGTGAGATTGATAaatgtgataataaaaattgcaagTAGTGCTACAAtcttttcaagtaattttaatgTGTCTGGACATAATTCAGACGTTAATTCTGTAAATGGCTGGATACAATATTTtgcaaatgttaaaattattattgcaactTCAGCAGGACGAagtaaaaaaacacaaatccATGAACAAATAAAAGCTGGTAGTCTTCCTGTATATTTATGAAGAGGACCAAATGCTTCAATGAAGTAAGCATATTCAGCTCCACTACGTGGTACTACTGTGCTTAATTCTGCATATGCTAAAGCACCAAGTAGTGATAAAAAACCACATGATGCCCATACTATCAAACAACTTCCAATAGACCCAGTCTCTTCTAGTGCTGTAGTTGGTGATACAAAAATTCCAGatcctaaaaaaatatttacaagtcTCGGTAAAATTTCTAAGAAtcttttttactcaaaaaagaaagcttaaaataattttttaaaaattcaggacttgaaaaatttttaaaatccctatcttttaacaaaaatcacatggttatatatttttttttaaattagataatC from Aphidius gifuensis isolate YNYX2018 linkage group LG5, ASM1490517v1, whole genome shotgun sequence includes:
- the LOC122856993 gene encoding sorting nexin-16, with amino-acid sequence MSESEVDGGAGCISEVTLAISKARNSNQTSSRRGLDSPDSDESGRSQSFTVQSYDYNETNTSTNNNINNSNLENNAVPDLFNCEQLRIPIVGYEVMEERARFTVYKLRVEIKTGECWFVFRRYTDFSRLLSQLKRQKLSISNLLLPRKKWIGDNFAPSFLEDRIRGLQKFVNDILSSPILISNTSVREFFCLNEPPALSDTAEEARAIFEALEDTIYHLRQQLREKDAELIAEKKITNELRIKVEQLLKEMQRCQTDEKENFSVKL
- the LOC122856990 gene encoding b(0,+)-type amino acid transporter 1-like translates to MEMSKNNVEKGQQKVELKRELGLFSAVSIIMAVMIGSGIFVSPTTALEETGSIGSCLIVWASCGFLSLLGALAYAELSTVVPRSGAEYAYFIEAFGPLHKYTGRLPAFICSWICVFLLRPAEVAIIILTFAKYCIQPFTELTSELCPDTLKLLEKIVALLAIFIITFINLTSVKLFVKLQNIFLFCKVGACLIVIGGGISWLVSGKTELLADPFKGTSTSPGNIALAFYSGLWAYDGWTSATIVTEEVKKPEVNILRSILIAVPIITVLYVSMNLAYMSVLTRDEMIVSEAVAIDWAKKVLPPWIAILIPIGVAISTFGCALSVQFGIARLCHVAGQEGHVPMVFSFVHITRMTPAASVILQGLISFICILVGNIHALIEFASFLTWVFYGLAMVALLIMRKTKPDAPRPYKVPIFIPWLVLFIAIFLAVTPIIHEPSLKYFFAVIFIIIGVGVYHLFVYNQRCTRFSEKFTKVIQLTCQVVAPDGDNKNNS